The following coding sequences are from one Oceanispirochaeta sp. window:
- a CDS encoding MATE family efflux transporter: TDSLAAMGFTLPVVMVIGSASMGISLGAGSVLSRAMGGGDHYLMTRTATDGILLSMLLVGFISLAGVFSLDILFTLLGASGEVLVQVKEYMFVWYLGSMAVMMPPVSDSCLRATGDMIRPLIVMLVCAGMNFILDPILIFGYFGFPAMGIKGAALATVISRCFGMVTTLGFLHFHAGLLDLSPPHLKEIRASWGRILHVGIPASMTLLLPPLTRGLLTKMVASAGGALAVAALAAGSRIESIANILIMSVSMALVPLVGQNWGAEKWRRIHSIRFLILKMSLIYGALVFAGVWFLAMPAARSFSQDSQVISHTVLYLRILAMSTGGLCYFTWISQSLNAAGKPHSSARLNIISSLVLILPLSYLGSRIYGFTGIIFGFSLGQILSALWAYLEGYMNMDLKFKAAL; encoded by the coding sequence GAACTGATTCTCTAGCTGCCATGGGTTTTACATTACCTGTGGTCATGGTCATCGGTTCTGCCTCAATGGGGATAAGCCTGGGGGCGGGTTCCGTTCTCTCTCGTGCCATGGGGGGAGGCGATCATTACCTGATGACACGAACTGCCACAGACGGGATTCTGCTTTCCATGCTCCTGGTAGGATTCATCAGCCTGGCAGGTGTTTTTTCCCTTGATATTCTCTTTACGCTCCTGGGTGCTTCAGGAGAGGTGCTGGTGCAGGTCAAGGAGTACATGTTTGTCTGGTATCTCGGGTCAATGGCTGTGATGATGCCTCCTGTCAGCGATAGCTGTCTCCGGGCTACGGGAGACATGATCAGGCCCTTGATCGTGATGCTGGTCTGCGCAGGGATGAATTTTATTCTGGATCCCATACTCATTTTCGGATACTTCGGGTTTCCCGCCATGGGGATCAAAGGAGCGGCCCTGGCTACAGTCATATCCCGCTGCTTCGGCATGGTGACGACCCTTGGGTTTCTTCATTTTCATGCAGGTCTTTTAGACCTTTCCCCTCCTCATTTGAAGGAGATCCGTGCCTCCTGGGGACGTATCCTTCATGTTGGAATCCCTGCCTCCATGACTCTCCTCCTCCCACCCCTCACCAGAGGTCTTTTAACCAAAATGGTCGCTTCGGCAGGAGGGGCTTTGGCTGTTGCCGCTCTGGCTGCCGGGAGTCGGATAGAAAGTATTGCCAACATCTTAATCATGTCTGTTTCCATGGCTCTCGTTCCTCTGGTCGGTCAAAACTGGGGAGCTGAAAAATGGAGGAGGATTCATTCCATCCGTTTTCTTATCCTCAAAATGTCCCTGATCTATGGAGCCCTTGTTTTTGCTGGAGTCTGGTTTCTGGCCATGCCGGCTGCCAGATCTTTCAGTCAGGATTCTCAAGTGATATCCCATACTGTTTTATATCTGAGGATTCTGGCAATGAGTACGGGAGGCCTCTGTTATTTCACATGGATAAGTCAGTCCCTGAATGCTGCCGGCAAGCCTCATTCATCAGCCCGCCTGAATATTATTTCATCCCTGGTTCTAATTCTTCCTCTATCCTACCTGGGGTCACGGATTTATGGTTTTACAGGGATTATTTTCGGGTTCTCCCTGGGACAGATTTTAAGTGCTCTCTGGGCCTATCTGGAGGGATATATGAACATGGATCTGAAGTTCAAAGCGGCACTATAG